A window from Thunnus albacares chromosome 19, fThuAlb1.1, whole genome shotgun sequence encodes these proteins:
- the cratb gene encoding carnitine O-acetyltransferase b: MILRKIQPRAYRAWLSRVSLRQELCFFSSVPFQPVPPLAETLQGYLRALEPLLPPEELRHTRRMVQDFGRPGGLGTHLQEGLEKRARHTKNWISDWWVQLAYLESRQPLPVHSNPAISLPRRDYNDWRSQLVFASRLIAAVLDFKAKINTGKLPVEYMRGKPLCMELYPLLFSSCRIPGPKHDYIAHHGSSRHSPTHITVVRNYQFFQLEVYNSDGSRMTESQIHSQLLRIRSQSWKTDKEPMGILTSEHRHTWGQAYNRLLKDKLNRESVRVIEKGLFSLCLDSPVMRISDEKYASRKAAQILHGGGTFSNSGNRWFDKTLQFVVGEDGSWGLLYEPATAEGPPIATLLDHILEYCNNPDPKRAPLVPLPMPKKLYFHIDREIKRDIEHAKQNLDILINDLDVNVFNFKRFGKELPKQHKLSPNSFIQVALQLAYYRVHNEVCPSCDIATLRMFRGGRTEYIRSPTNQTLNFIRAFDDPTVSREAKLQLLREAVDAYTALTNQALKGHGIDCHLLGLKLQAIEEGLSIPKVFMDTAYGLATHWKLRTGQVPANTDSVMCFGPLVPDGYAICYNPQADHVHFSITAFNCCEETHAETLALTLKDTLCQLQELLQPTV, translated from the exons ATGATTTTGAGGAAAATTCAACCACGGGCCTACAGAGCTTGGCTGTCTCGG GTGTCGTTGAGGCAGGAGCtgtgtttcttctcctctgtgccCTTCCAGCCGGTGCCCCCTCTGGCTGAGACCCTGCAGGGCTACCTGAGGGCCCTGGAGCCCCTGCTGCCCCCCGAGGAGCTCAGGCACACCCGCAGGATGGTGCAGGATTTCGGCAGGCCGGGCGGTCTCGGCACGCATCTGCAGGAGGGGCTGGAGAAGAGAGCGAGACACACCAAGAACTGG ATCTCAGACTGGTGGGTGCAGTTGGCGTACCTGGAGAGCAGACAGCCGCTGCCCGTGCACTCGAACCCGGCCATCTCTCTTCCCAGGAGAGATTATAATGACTGGAGGAGCCAGTTAGT GTTTGCATCCAGACTGATAGCAGCGGTGCTCGATTTCAAGGCCAAAATCAACAC TGGCAAGCTGCCAGTGGAGTACATGCGAGGGAAGCCTCTGTGCATGGAGCTCTACCcgctcctcttctcctcctgcaggaTCCCGGGTCCCAAACACGACTACATCGCTCACCACGGCAGCTCCCGGCATTCGCCAACACACATCACAGTTGTCAGGAACTACCAG TTCTTCCAGCTGGAGGTTTACAACAGCGACGGCTCTCGAATGACCGAGAGTCAGATCCACTCGCAGCTGCTGAGGATCAGGTCTCAGTCCTGGAAGACCGACAAAGAGCCCATGGGCATCCTCACCAGCGAGCACCGCCACACCTGGGGACAAGCTTATAACCGCCTGCTGAAAG ATAAACTAAACAGGGAATCAGTGCGGGTGATAGAGAAGGGacttttctccttgtgtctggATTCTCCAGTCATGAGGATATCAGATGAGaa GTATGCCAGCCGTAAGGCAGCCCAGATTCTGCATGGAGGCGGGACGTTTTCCAACAGCGGCAACCGCTGGTTTGATAAAACACTGCAG tTTGTGGTGGGTGAGGACGGCTCATGGGGTCTTCTGTATGAACCGGCAACAGCTGAGGGTCCACCCATAGCAACACTGCTGGATCATATCCTGGAGTACTG TAACAATCCAGACCCAAAGAGAGCGCCGCTGGTCCCTCTGCCGATGCCCAAGAAGCTTTACTTTCACATCGACCGAGAAATCAAGAGAGACATAGAACACGCCAAGCAGAACCTCGATAT acTGATCAACGACCTCGATGTGAATGTGTTCAACTTCAAGAGGTTTGGCAAAGAGCTTCCCAAGCAGCACAAGCTGAGTCCAAACTCCTTCATCCAAGTCGCCCTGCAGCTGGCCTACTACAG aGTTCACAATGAGGTCTGTCCCTCCTGTGACATCGCCACTCTGAGGATGTTTCGAGGAGGAAGAACAGAGTACATCCGCTCGCCCACAAATCAAACGCTCAACTTCATACGTGCCTTTGATGATCCAACTGTTTCG CGTGAAGCAAAGCTGCAACTGTTAAGAGAAGCTGTTGACGCCTACACAGCTCTGACTAATCAG GCGCTCAAAGGACACGGCATTGACTGCCACCTGCTGGGGCTGAAGCTGCAAGCCATTGAGGAGGGACTGAGCATTCCCAAAGTCTTCATGGATACAGCTTACGGGCTGGCGACACACTGGAAACTACGAACTgggcag GTGcctgcaaacacagacagtgtGATGTGTTTCGGGCCCCTCGTTCCTGACGGTTATGCCATATGTTACAACCCTCAGGCAGACCACGTCCACTTTTCCATAACTGCCTTCAACTGCTGCGAGGAGACACATGCAGAAACATTAGCCCTCACCCTGAAGGACACCCTGTGTCAGCTACAGGAACTACTGCAGCCTACCGTGTAG